A window of the Cannabis sativa cultivar Pink pepper isolate KNU-18-1 chromosome X, ASM2916894v1, whole genome shotgun sequence genome harbors these coding sequences:
- the LOC115699933 gene encoding uncharacterized protein LOC115699933, translated as MQIFQQSLQKLENPAESRETSTSEYEIQCSNIMPSQVESDPIENDSGITVQSGIQLESPHQEVNDLIPSHEVRNSSLEESSPPKVESLTLVGPPSLKKSYKPIVPTYVPPPPFPSRLKKSKKEEPIKEILETLPNIEVKIPCLEEIKEETHCANILKELCPNEKKLNGGEKVSVGENENVVVHQRKLLPETSTIPCTISKTRFNHCMIDLGEIINNMSYSNFASLSLGPSRKTQIFIQLTDQTNAYPLGIVKDIFVQAYGLVIPGDFYIIEMEDEGDPNPTSTLFGRPFLLCE; from the coding sequence atgcagATCTTTCAACAATCTCTACAAAAGTTAGAGAATCCTGCGGAGTCAAGGGAAACATCTACAAGTGAATATGAAATTCAATGTTCAAACATTATGCCTTCACAAGTAGAGAGTGATCCAATAGAGAATGACAGTGGTATCACTGTCCAAAGTGGTATACAACTTGAATCACCACACCAAGAAGTTAATGATTTGATTCCAAGTCATGAAGTCAGAAATTCTTCGCTTGAAGAGTCATCTCCACCAAAGGTTGAATCTCTTACTTTAGTTGGTCCACCATCACTGAAAAAGTCATACAAACCAATTGTACCAACTTATGTCCCTCCTCCACCTTTTCCAAGtagattgaaaaaatcaaagaaagaggagcccaTTAAGGAGATCCTTGAGACTCTTCCTAATATTGAGGTAAAAATTCCATGTCTTGAGGAAATCAAAGAAGAGACTCATTGTGCTAACATTCTTAAGGAGTTGTGTCCAAATGAGAAAAAGTTGAATGGAGGTGAGAAAGTAAGTGTGGGGGAGAATGAGAATGTTGTTGTTCATCAAAGAAAGTTGTTGCCTGAGACCAGTacaattccatgcacaattagTAAAACCAGGTTTAATCATTGCATGATAGATTTaggagaaattattaataatatgtcTTATTCTAATTTTGCTTCTTTAAGTCTTGGTCCATCAAGAAAAACTCAGATTTTTATTCAATTGACAGATCAAACTAATGCTTATCCTTTAGGGATAGTTAAAGATATTTTTGTGCAGGCTTATGGACTTGTCATTCCAGGTGATTTCTACATAATTGAGATGGAAGATGAGGGTGATCCCAATCCTACATCAACTCTATTTGGGAGACCCTTCTTACTCTGCGAGTGA